One genomic segment of Chitinophaga sancti includes these proteins:
- the pyrE gene encoding orotate phosphoribosyltransferase — MSKISEKQVAEKLLQIQAVKLSPAAPFTWASGWKSPIYCDNRKILSYPYVRDYVKSELCNVVFETFPEAAVLAGVATGGIPLGALVADQLKLPFIYVRAKAKEHGMGNLIEGVLQPGQPVVVVEDLISTGKSSLEAVNAIRAAGGEVIGMVSIFNYGFDIAVKAFEAAGVPFYSLSNYGALIELAAEKGVVSGDDLALLEAWRSAPDQWTGK; from the coding sequence ATGAGTAAGATCAGCGAAAAACAGGTAGCAGAAAAACTGCTCCAGATACAAGCCGTTAAGTTAAGTCCGGCAGCCCCTTTCACCTGGGCATCCGGTTGGAAATCACCTATTTATTGCGACAACCGTAAGATCCTCTCTTACCCTTATGTACGCGACTACGTGAAATCGGAGCTGTGCAATGTGGTTTTTGAGACATTTCCTGAAGCCGCGGTACTGGCAGGTGTAGCCACTGGTGGTATTCCCTTGGGTGCGCTGGTAGCTGACCAGCTGAAGCTGCCTTTCATCTATGTCAGGGCGAAAGCAAAGGAACATGGTATGGGTAACCTCATTGAAGGGGTATTGCAGCCAGGCCAGCCTGTGGTTGTGGTAGAAGACCTGATCTCGACTGGCAAGAGCAGCCTTGAGGCTGTGAACGCCATCCGTGCAGCAGGAGGGGAGGTAATCGGTATGGTTTCAATCTTTAACTATGGTTTTGATATCGCAGTGAAGGCATTTGAAGCTGCGGGGGTTCCTTTTTACTCCCTGAGTAATTATGGTGCGCTGATTGAACTGGCTGCTGAAAAAGGTGTGGTATCCGGCGATGATCTGGCCCTGCTGGAAGCGTGGAGAAGTGCTCCTGACCAATGGACTGGTAAATAA
- the coaD gene encoding pantetheine-phosphate adenylyltransferase codes for MQRIALFPGTFDPITLGHTDIIDRALDLFDEIVIGIGTNSSKTPMFSLEQRIQWIKDIYVQIPKVKVHTYAGLTAKYCEEIGARFILRGIRGVVDFEYEKAIADVNRMMDTKLETVFLSCTPKYSTIASSLVRDVLKYGGDATPLLPEQVLKHINR; via the coding sequence ATGCAACGCATTGCTTTATTTCCTGGCACTTTTGATCCTATTACATTGGGTCATACTGATATAATAGATCGTGCCCTGGACCTGTTCGACGAGATTGTAATCGGTATCGGTACCAATTCCAGCAAGACACCCATGTTCAGCCTTGAACAACGTATTCAGTGGATTAAGGACATTTATGTTCAGATTCCAAAGGTGAAGGTACACACCTATGCCGGGTTGACGGCTAAGTACTGTGAGGAGATCGGCGCCCGGTTCATATTAAGAGGGATCCGGGGTGTGGTGGATTTTGAGTATGAAAAGGCGATTGCGGATGTAAACAGGATGATGGATACTAAACTGGAGACTGTATTTTTGAGTTGTACACCGAAATACTCTACGATTGCCTCTTCACTGGTACGGGATGTATTGAAGTATGGGGGAGATGCAACGCCACTTTTGCCTGAGCAGGTGTTAAAACATATTAATCGATAA
- a CDS encoding GntG family PLP-dependent aldolase, giving the protein MIIDFRSDTFTRPTPAMLDAMYTAATGDDVYGEDPSVNKLEAMMAAYFGKEAALFCPTGTMSNQIAIKVHTQPGDEVIHSNLAHIYIYEGGGIAATSGAQSRPLEGDRGMITASDVLAAINPDDVHKAATSLVCLENTMNRGGGCCYDMEEIVRIKEVCLQNNLKLHLDGARLFNALVATGENPATYGEIFDSLSVCLNKGMGCPIGSVLIGSTDFIRKARRVRKRIGGGMRQAGFMAATGIYAMEHHIERLAQDHLHAKDIAGELLKKSFVGHMLPVETNIISFDLIGHDWTPRLFCDYLKKEEILLNPVSDTAVRMVTHLDISPVMVAKTCAVIAEME; this is encoded by the coding sequence ATGATAATTGACTTCAGGAGCGACACTTTTACCCGCCCAACGCCCGCCATGCTTGATGCCATGTACACTGCAGCCACCGGAGATGATGTATACGGAGAAGACCCTTCAGTGAATAAATTAGAAGCCATGATGGCTGCCTATTTTGGAAAAGAAGCCGCCCTGTTCTGCCCTACCGGCACCATGAGTAACCAGATCGCGATCAAGGTACATACCCAACCAGGTGATGAGGTGATTCACAGCAACTTAGCGCACATCTATATCTACGAAGGCGGCGGTATCGCTGCCACTTCCGGCGCCCAGAGCCGCCCTTTGGAAGGTGACAGAGGCATGATCACTGCCTCCGACGTATTGGCAGCCATCAACCCTGACGATGTGCACAAAGCCGCTACCAGCCTCGTTTGCCTCGAAAATACCATGAACCGTGGCGGCGGATGCTGTTATGACATGGAAGAAATTGTCAGGATCAAAGAAGTCTGCCTTCAAAATAACCTCAAACTCCACCTGGACGGTGCCCGGCTCTTCAATGCACTCGTTGCAACCGGGGAAAACCCTGCCACCTATGGGGAAATATTTGACAGTCTGTCAGTATGCCTGAATAAAGGAATGGGTTGCCCAATTGGTTCCGTTTTAATAGGTAGCACCGATTTTATCCGCAAAGCCCGCCGGGTTCGCAAAAGGATCGGTGGCGGTATGCGCCAGGCAGGCTTTATGGCAGCTACAGGTATTTATGCCATGGAACACCATATTGAAAGGTTAGCACAAGATCACCTGCATGCAAAAGACATCGCCGGGGAACTACTCAAAAAATCCTTCGTAGGCCATATGCTGCCAGTGGAAACTAACATTATCAGCTTTGACCTGATAGGCCACGACTGGACTCCCCGTCTTTTTTGCGATTACCTGAAAAAAGAAGAAATTCTGCTCAACCCTGTATCTGATACCGCGGTCCGGATGGTCACTCACCTTGACATTTCACCTGTTATGGTAGCAAAAACCTGCGCTGTAATAGCCGAAATGGAATAA
- a CDS encoding dihydroneopterin aldolase codes for MLTIGLEQVHFHAFHGLYPEEKIIGNDFIIDVYVTIPGVSPIDKISETVNYQGLLNVIKPIMEIPQPLLEQVVYAITDAIKHKYPEVQKTVISLRKMNPPMGASVRNSIVSLEKTY; via the coding sequence ATGCTGACAATCGGACTCGAACAAGTACATTTTCATGCTTTCCATGGTCTTTACCCTGAAGAAAAGATAATCGGGAACGACTTTATTATTGATGTGTATGTAACGATACCAGGTGTCTCTCCAATCGACAAGATTTCAGAAACCGTTAATTACCAGGGCTTACTAAATGTGATCAAGCCCATTATGGAAATTCCACAGCCCCTGCTGGAGCAGGTAGTGTATGCTATAACCGATGCTATCAAGCATAAATACCCCGAAGTACAGAAAACAGTTATTTCTTTGCGCAAAATGAACCCTCCGATGGGTGCTTCCGTACGTAATTCTATCGTTTCCCTGGAAAAGACTTATTAA
- a CDS encoding heavy-metal-associated domain-containing protein yields MRIARLVMVLMLGCFGMTAMAQVKKGTLVTAKIATPTVRCEQCKNRIERYLSGEEGVQSSKVDFKKGETTVKFYSDRTNIENVKTAIANAGYDADNVTANEESYKKLPTCCKKPEDGGTPDKKKH; encoded by the coding sequence ATGCGTATTGCTAGATTAGTAATGGTATTAATGCTGGGTTGCTTTGGAATGACTGCCATGGCCCAGGTAAAGAAAGGTACACTGGTGACTGCTAAGATCGCTACACCCACTGTACGTTGTGAACAGTGTAAGAACCGTATCGAAAGATACCTGTCAGGAGAAGAAGGTGTGCAATCTTCCAAAGTAGATTTCAAAAAAGGAGAAACAACTGTAAAGTTCTACAGTGATCGTACCAATATCGAAAATGTGAAGACTGCTATCGCAAATGCGGGTTATGATGCGGATAATGTGACAGCTAACGAAGAATCTTACAAAAAACTGCCTACCTGCTGTAAAAAACCAGAAGATGGCGGTACACCGGACAAGAAGAAACATTAA
- a CDS encoding LEA type 2 family protein, translated as MASSCEKFKDLEFVRVAGINLDNLGFQKSIIRMTLAYYNPNGFNLKLKDANFDLYFDDTQVGHSIQDTMIMIPAKDTFYFPVKLEVNMENVFKNALGALMNKEVTIKASGNCKVGKGGVFLPFPIKCETKQPLNFF; from the coding sequence ATGGCAAGCTCTTGTGAAAAGTTTAAAGATCTTGAGTTTGTGAGAGTAGCCGGTATCAATCTCGACAACCTCGGTTTTCAAAAGAGCATCATACGGATGACGTTGGCATATTACAATCCAAACGGTTTTAACCTGAAATTGAAAGACGCCAATTTTGACCTTTACTTTGACGATACCCAGGTTGGCCATTCTATCCAGGATACCATGATCATGATTCCTGCAAAGGACACTTTTTACTTTCCCGTAAAACTGGAAGTGAATATGGAAAATGTGTTTAAAAATGCGCTTGGCGCACTCATGAATAAGGAAGTGACTATCAAGGCTTCGGGAAATTGTAAAGTTGGTAAAGGGGGCGTTTTTCTGCCTTTTCCGATAAAATGTGAGACAAAACAGCCGCTAAACTTCTTTTAA
- a CDS encoding DUF3822 family protein, whose amino-acid sequence MSVTYNIHPAFAADDASLLETDLTTCQLLVLVGKGSFNYVVYNPAARKFLALKSYRFTPQKATIADIEVIEQVFDTDKLLFTNFSDVLLAFDGGNSTLVPEVHFDAAIKKDYLHLIYPEQAQELIMADTISDQQMVNVYSVDKDLFGFLRKEFSTDKFAHVNTGLLKGYRFDNDYLELNGIIYLDIQQHKFTLTVYRFGKLLLQTEMNSQTGLDVVYHLINTIRQAGLDESQVKVKVGGPVTPDSQIYEELHRFVPKLEWVPRLTGFWYINKMEEIPGYYFNNLYSLALCV is encoded by the coding sequence ATGTCTGTGACGTATAACATACATCCTGCTTTTGCCGCGGATGATGCATCGCTGCTTGAAACAGACCTCACTACCTGTCAGTTGCTGGTATTGGTGGGGAAGGGCTCCTTTAATTATGTGGTATACAACCCGGCTGCCAGAAAGTTTCTGGCCCTGAAGTCGTACCGCTTCACGCCCCAGAAAGCCACGATAGCGGATATCGAGGTTATAGAACAGGTGTTTGATACAGATAAGCTGCTTTTTACCAACTTTAGCGATGTATTGCTGGCATTTGACGGGGGCAACAGCACCCTGGTGCCTGAAGTGCATTTTGACGCTGCCATCAAAAAAGACTACCTGCACCTGATCTACCCTGAACAGGCACAGGAACTGATTATGGCAGACACGATCTCCGACCAGCAAATGGTCAATGTCTATTCAGTAGATAAAGACCTGTTTGGGTTCCTGCGCAAAGAGTTTTCTACCGACAAGTTCGCGCATGTGAATACCGGGCTGCTGAAAGGTTACCGTTTTGACAATGACTATTTAGAATTGAATGGGATCATTTACCTTGATATTCAACAACATAAATTTACACTGACCGTTTACCGCTTCGGCAAATTGTTATTGCAAACAGAAATGAATTCCCAAACCGGTCTGGATGTGGTGTATCACCTGATCAATACCATTCGCCAGGCAGGATTGGACGAATCGCAGGTAAAAGTGAAAGTAGGAGGGCCTGTGACGCCGGATTCCCAGATCTATGAGGAACTGCACCGCTTTGTTCCAAAACTGGAATGGGTACCTCGTCTTACAGGTTTCTGGTACATTAATAAAATGGAAGAAATTCCTGGCTATTACTTCAACAATCTTTATTCCCTGGCATTATGCGTATAA
- a CDS encoding WbqC family protein: MAADANQKTLLIESQYFPNLFFYKTLTEHDILLIERYEHYQKLSFRNRCYIAGPNGSILLSVPLARGKNQRTVMKDVRISNEEKWQAQHWKTLVSAYRRSPWFEYYEEELGQLYERPFEYLMDWNQACFEWANKVIGLSSPTTYTTEYRKIYTETNLTDARDSMVPGKENAKTDLPEYTQVFQERVGFLPNLSILDLIFCEGKRSLTLLK, translated from the coding sequence ATGGCAGCTGATGCAAATCAAAAAACATTATTGATTGAATCTCAATACTTTCCAAACTTATTCTTCTATAAGACTTTAACTGAGCACGATATATTATTGATCGAGAGATATGAGCACTATCAAAAGCTTAGTTTTAGGAACCGTTGCTACATAGCCGGACCTAACGGAAGTATATTATTAAGTGTTCCCCTGGCCCGCGGCAAGAACCAAAGGACGGTGATGAAAGATGTGAGAATCAGCAATGAAGAAAAATGGCAGGCACAGCACTGGAAGACTTTGGTTTCTGCCTACCGTCGTTCACCCTGGTTTGAATACTATGAGGAAGAGCTGGGTCAGCTGTACGAACGTCCATTTGAATACCTGATGGACTGGAACCAGGCTTGCTTCGAGTGGGCTAACAAGGTAATTGGGTTATCCTCCCCTACTACCTATACTACTGAATATAGGAAGATTTATACCGAAACTAACCTGACAGATGCCCGTGATAGCATGGTACCGGGTAAAGAAAATGCCAAAACCGATCTGCCGGAATATACCCAGGTGTTCCAGGAGAGGGTAGGCTTCCTGCCAAATCTTAGCATTCTGGACCTTATTTTTTGCGAGGGAAAACGCAGTCTGACGTTATTAAAATAA
- a CDS encoding RsmD family RNA methyltransferase — protein MPHTRPTTDIAKGGLFNIIENNLDLPSLKTLDIFGGTGSISYELNSRGVEDLTIVEKDNEMADFIKRTAKELNVPLKLYKMDVFQYLKQCTEKYNFIFAGPPYALTTIDQLPLLVFEKELLEPEGWFVLEHTPRNNYKSYPYYRDERNYGTTIFSIFINRPELKK, from the coding sequence ATGCCTCATACCAGGCCCACCACAGACATTGCAAAAGGTGGCCTGTTCAATATCATTGAGAATAACCTGGATCTGCCTTCGCTGAAAACACTGGATATCTTTGGTGGCACCGGTAGTATCAGTTATGAGCTGAACTCACGTGGCGTAGAAGATCTGACAATCGTGGAGAAGGACAATGAGATGGCAGACTTTATTAAAAGAACAGCAAAAGAACTGAATGTTCCCCTGAAGCTGTATAAAATGGATGTGTTCCAGTACCTGAAGCAATGTACCGAGAAGTACAACTTCATTTTTGCCGGACCTCCATATGCACTTACCACTATCGACCAGCTACCTCTTTTGGTTTTTGAAAAAGAATTGCTGGAACCTGAAGGTTGGTTTGTGCTGGAACATACTCCCCGTAATAATTACAAATCGTATCCGTACTACCGGGATGAAAGGAACTATGGTACTACCATATTCTCCATTTTCATTAACCGGCCGGAACTGAAGAAATAA
- a CDS encoding RNA polymerase sigma factor RpoD/SigA: MRQLKIATQITNRDSQAVEKYLQEISKIPLLTPEEETVLAQRIKMGDQKALERLTTGNLRFVVSVAKQYQHQGLSLSDLINEGNLGLIKAAQRFDETKGFKFISYAVWWIRQSILQALAEQGRLVRLPQNKIGTYNKANKAYMAFEQENEREPSTEELAEILEMSESEINNIFQSNTRHMSLDAPVHEAEDVAMGDLLEGGDITDDDVMRDSLREEIRRVLKSLSPREAEIVNAYFGLDGENGATIEQIGQKYDLTKERIRQIKERAIKRLQKARYSGALKSYLG; this comes from the coding sequence ATGAGGCAACTTAAAATTGCCACCCAGATCACGAACCGTGATTCGCAGGCGGTAGAAAAATACCTGCAGGAAATTTCAAAGATCCCTTTGTTAACACCTGAGGAAGAGACTGTATTGGCGCAACGTATCAAAATGGGCGACCAAAAGGCTCTTGAACGTTTAACTACAGGAAACCTGCGTTTCGTTGTATCAGTTGCAAAGCAATATCAGCACCAGGGCTTAAGCCTGAGCGACCTCATTAATGAGGGCAATTTAGGGTTGATCAAAGCTGCGCAAAGGTTCGATGAAACGAAAGGGTTTAAATTCATCTCCTATGCTGTGTGGTGGATTCGTCAATCCATCCTGCAAGCTTTAGCAGAACAAGGACGTCTTGTGCGTCTGCCGCAAAATAAGATCGGCACTTACAATAAAGCGAACAAAGCCTACATGGCATTTGAGCAGGAGAACGAGAGAGAGCCATCAACAGAGGAGTTAGCAGAGATCCTGGAAATGTCTGAATCAGAAATTAACAATATCTTCCAAAGCAATACCCGTCACATGTCACTCGATGCACCAGTACACGAGGCAGAGGACGTAGCAATGGGTGACCTGCTGGAAGGTGGAGATATTACTGATGATGACGTAATGCGAGATTCACTTCGTGAAGAGATTCGTCGTGTTCTGAAATCACTCAGCCCACGCGAAGCAGAGATTGTGAATGCGTATTTTGGTCTGGATGGGGAAAATGGAGCAACGATCGAGCAAATCGGTCAGAAGTACGACCTTACAAAAGAAAGGATTCGTCAAATTAAAGAACGCGCCATCAAGAGGCTGCAAAAGGCCCGCTACAGCGGAGCGCTCAAATCTTATCTGGGATAA
- the trxB gene encoding thioredoxin-disulfide reductase, which produces METNQQQEHVHLLIIGSGPAGYTAAIYAARANLKPVLYQGIQPGGQLTITTEVENYPGYPEGIQGPEMMVDFEKQATRMGADIRYGLATSVDFSSQPYKITIDESKVITADAVIIATGASAKWLGLPSEQRLNGSGVSACAVCDGFFFRGKEVAIVGAGDTAAEEALYLSKMCSNVHMIVRRHEMRASKVMQDRVLKTSNIMVYWNSETQEVLGDNKVEAVKLLNTAKNEEQTIPVSAFFVAIGHQPNSDIFKDYLELDEQGYIKTIPGSSRTNLEGVFACGDVQDKIYRQAVTAAGSGCMAALDAERYLSAKEHQA; this is translated from the coding sequence ATGGAAACTAATCAACAGCAAGAGCATGTGCATTTATTGATCATAGGTTCTGGCCCGGCAGGTTACACCGCTGCCATTTATGCGGCCCGCGCAAACCTGAAGCCAGTGCTTTACCAGGGTATTCAACCTGGTGGTCAATTGACAATTACAACAGAAGTAGAAAACTATCCGGGTTATCCTGAAGGTATTCAGGGTCCTGAGATGATGGTGGACTTTGAAAAGCAAGCGACCCGTATGGGGGCTGATATCCGTTATGGCCTCGCCACTTCCGTAGATTTCAGCAGTCAGCCGTATAAAATTACCATCGACGAATCTAAAGTGATTACTGCCGATGCGGTGATCATCGCGACCGGTGCTTCTGCAAAATGGCTGGGCCTCCCTTCCGAACAACGCCTGAACGGTAGTGGTGTTTCTGCCTGTGCCGTATGTGATGGATTCTTCTTCCGTGGAAAAGAAGTAGCGATCGTTGGTGCCGGTGATACCGCCGCTGAAGAAGCGTTGTACCTGTCCAAAATGTGCTCTAATGTACACATGATCGTTCGCCGTCATGAAATGAGGGCATCCAAAGTGATGCAGGACCGCGTACTCAAGACTTCCAATATCATGGTATACTGGAATTCAGAAACCCAGGAAGTACTGGGCGATAACAAGGTAGAAGCTGTAAAACTACTGAATACCGCGAAGAACGAAGAGCAGACGATCCCTGTCAGCGCTTTCTTCGTAGCTATCGGTCACCAGCCAAACTCCGACATCTTCAAGGATTACCTGGAGCTGGATGAACAAGGTTATATTAAAACGATCCCAGGATCTTCCAGAACTAACCTGGAAGGTGTATTCGCCTGCGGAGACGTTCAGGATAAAATTTACCGCCAGGCAGTAACAGCTGCAGGTAGTGGTTGTATGGCCGCCCTGGATGCTGAAAGATATTTATCTGCAAAAGAACACCAGGCGTAA
- a CDS encoding hotdog fold thioesterase, with protein MKPIWRSLNISLDQLNENGENTMAAFLGMEFTEIGPDYLRMMMPVNERTRQPYGLLHGGASVALAETVGSVASALIIDPETQICVGLDINANHIRGIKEGYVHAIARPLHLGATTHVWDIKICDEHNKLVCISRLTVAIRDKR; from the coding sequence ATGAAACCGATCTGGCGTTCTTTAAATATATCCCTTGACCAGTTGAATGAGAATGGGGAGAACACGATGGCCGCTTTTCTTGGCATGGAGTTTACGGAGATTGGGCCTGATTATCTGCGGATGATGATGCCGGTGAATGAACGTACCCGTCAGCCATATGGTTTATTGCATGGAGGTGCTTCGGTAGCACTGGCTGAGACGGTAGGTAGTGTGGCTTCGGCACTGATAATAGATCCTGAAACTCAGATTTGTGTTGGGTTGGATATTAATGCCAATCATATCAGGGGTATAAAAGAGGGGTATGTGCATGCGATAGCAAGGCCTTTGCATCTTGGGGCGACCACGCATGTGTGGGATATAAAGATTTGTGATGAGCATAATAAGCTGGTATGTATAAGTCGCCTTACGGTGGCGATACGGGATAAAAGATAA
- a CDS encoding NUDIX hydrolase, protein MQKDTVIYLNERPLFILATHQAIPAEYKEAALFTEPDTNTIEETLQALETGKSPSAIFIHPDPHELLETIKGYFTVLVAGGGLITNPEEEVLMMFRNDKWDLPKGKLDEGESLETCALREVREETGLHNVHIEHKITETFHYYTYKEKKILKHTYWYKMKFTGTELTIPQIEEGIVDIQWIKPEHLGKYLKFSYLNIIAVFKQDGYAV, encoded by the coding sequence ATGCAAAAGGATACTGTTATTTACCTCAACGAACGCCCGCTGTTCATCCTTGCCACCCATCAGGCCATACCAGCTGAATACAAGGAAGCAGCCCTGTTCACGGAACCAGATACAAACACAATAGAAGAAACCTTACAAGCCCTGGAAACAGGAAAATCCCCTTCTGCCATCTTCATTCATCCGGACCCACATGAACTCCTGGAAACCATCAAAGGCTATTTCACCGTACTCGTAGCCGGCGGCGGCCTCATTACCAACCCGGAAGAAGAAGTCCTCATGATGTTCAGAAACGACAAATGGGACCTGCCAAAAGGAAAACTTGACGAAGGAGAAAGTCTCGAAACCTGCGCTTTAAGAGAAGTAAGAGAAGAAACAGGGCTTCACAACGTGCACATCGAACACAAGATCACGGAGACCTTTCACTACTACACCTACAAGGAAAAGAAGATATTAAAACACACCTACTGGTATAAAATGAAGTTTACCGGTACGGAACTGACCATTCCTCAGATCGAAGAAGGTATTGTCGATATTCAATGGATCAAACCGGAACACCTGGGCAAGTACCTCAAGTTCTCTTACCTGAATATCATCGCTGTCTTTAAGCAGGATGGTTATGCGGTCTAA